A genomic window from Synechococcus sp. CBW1107 includes:
- a CDS encoding DnaJ C-terminal domain-containing protein, translating into MKFKDYYETLGIERGASDEEIKKAYRRLARQHHPDISKEPGAEDRFKEISEAYETLSDPEKRQAYDGLGRHRPGEEFRPPPEWDTRFWQGQAHQEVDLSELFEQMGFRTSQRRGQAGGAEFPIRGQDVEAVARLSLDEVAHGTQVTLEGPGGTVRIRVPMGVTDGERLRIPGRGGPGRGGGPDGDVYLHIQLLPHPLFRPVGHDLYLELPVTPWEAALGAEIELPTLDGRVRVTVKPGAQAGQKLRLAGKGLPKRGGGAGDLYGVLQLVMPREISEREQELYRELATASSFQPRPQFTGGTTDG; encoded by the coding sequence ATGAAGTTCAAGGACTACTACGAGACCCTCGGCATCGAGCGGGGAGCGAGCGACGAGGAGATCAAGAAGGCCTACCGGCGCCTGGCCCGCCAGCACCACCCCGACATTTCCAAGGAGCCGGGGGCCGAGGATCGCTTCAAGGAGATCAGCGAGGCCTACGAGACCCTCTCCGATCCGGAGAAGCGCCAGGCCTATGACGGCCTGGGCCGCCATCGACCCGGCGAGGAGTTCCGGCCACCACCGGAGTGGGACACCCGTTTCTGGCAGGGCCAGGCCCACCAGGAGGTGGATCTCTCGGAGCTGTTCGAGCAGATGGGATTCCGCACCTCACAGCGGCGAGGCCAGGCGGGAGGCGCGGAGTTCCCGATCCGCGGTCAGGACGTGGAGGCCGTGGCCCGGCTGAGCCTCGACGAGGTTGCCCATGGCACCCAGGTGACCCTGGAGGGGCCGGGCGGGACCGTGCGCATCCGTGTTCCGATGGGCGTGACCGACGGCGAGCGGCTGCGCATTCCAGGACGCGGCGGCCCCGGCCGCGGTGGGGGCCCTGACGGGGATGTGTACCTCCACATCCAGCTGCTGCCGCACCCGCTGTTCCGGCCTGTGGGTCATGACCTCTACCTGGAGCTACCGGTGACCCCCTGGGAGGCGGCTCTCGGCGCCGAGATCGAGCTGCCCACCCTTGATGGCCGCGTGCGGGTGACGGTGAAGCCAGGCGCGCAGGCCGGTCAGAAGCTCCGGCTGGCCGGCAAGGGGCTGCCGAAGCGGGGCGGAGGAGCCGGAGATCTTTATGGCGTGCTGCAGCTCGTGATGCCCAGGGAGATCAGCGAGCGCGAACAGGAGCTCTATCGTGAACTGGCGACGGCGTCCTCCTTCCAGCCCCGTCCACAGTTCACCGGAGGGACGACCGATGGCTGA
- a CDS encoding phosphoribosyltransferase, with protein MAVRPPLWTDRHQAGLALVDAFADRQGRAHDTTLLALPRGGVPVAAAMASRLGLPLATWSVRKVADPAWPELAIGAVAAGGVVVWRNGEGALLRATTATMHGWLRAQEKELRRRQELFGDPPGEQLRGRHLIVVDDGIATGMTMKAALLSLRKLEPASLELAVPVVDRGVATELSQLVDHLMALAPVDDLQAVGLWYEHFDQLRDEQVLALLNQTPPARGHGHQATMARDPAEAFQDDLATH; from the coding sequence ATGGCTGTTCGACCTCCTCTCTGGACCGACCGCCACCAGGCGGGTCTCGCTCTGGTGGACGCCTTCGCTGATCGCCAGGGCCGCGCTCACGACACCACCCTGCTGGCGCTGCCGAGGGGGGGTGTCCCGGTGGCGGCGGCGATGGCCTCTCGCCTGGGGCTCCCCCTGGCGACCTGGTCGGTGCGCAAGGTCGCCGATCCGGCCTGGCCGGAGCTGGCGATCGGTGCGGTGGCCGCCGGAGGGGTGGTGGTCTGGCGCAACGGGGAGGGCGCACTCCTTCGGGCGACCACCGCGACCATGCACGGCTGGCTGCGGGCTCAGGAGAAGGAACTGAGACGCCGGCAGGAGCTCTTCGGAGACCCGCCGGGCGAGCAGCTGCGGGGGCGTCATCTGATCGTGGTGGACGACGGCATCGCCACCGGCATGACCATGAAGGCCGCCCTGCTCTCCCTGCGCAAGCTGGAGCCAGCCTCGCTGGAGCTGGCGGTGCCGGTGGTCGATCGCGGCGTCGCCACCGAGCTGAGCCAGCTGGTGGATCACCTGATGGCCCTGGCCCCCGTGGACGATCTCCAGGCTGTGGGTCTGTGGTACGAGCACTTCGATCAGCTTCGGGACGAGCAGGTTCTGGCCCTGTTGAACCAGACCCCCCCGGCACGGGGCCACGGCCATCAGGCGACGATGGCCAGAGACCCAGCCGAAGCCTTCCAGGACGACCTGGCGACCCACTGA
- a CDS encoding DUF4178 domain-containing protein, which yields MGVWVLLVLLLVAAWVLRERQKRRRPPAALPQERTLFDLRTGDIVQAEGRDWVVEDRLLYDEEGFQWLEYLVRDGSEGRWLCVCEDDWLEVSWLERGPDELARQLDRQPLPFPATITWEGVTYRLREQGRAAVSSTSRTMNRRLSGCRFGDYEGPEGLVLSLERWDGGSPGSRPPAPGSELEPAEAEAEVTLGRQLDPASLVLLPGDGRSVYRTLSPGG from the coding sequence ATGGGCGTCTGGGTTCTGCTGGTGCTGCTGCTGGTGGCGGCGTGGGTCCTGCGCGAGCGGCAGAAGCGACGCCGGCCCCCGGCGGCCCTGCCCCAGGAGCGCACGCTCTTCGACCTGCGCACAGGTGACATCGTCCAGGCCGAAGGCCGCGACTGGGTCGTGGAAGACCGCCTGCTCTACGACGAGGAGGGTTTTCAGTGGCTCGAGTATCTGGTGCGCGATGGCAGCGAGGGCCGCTGGCTCTGCGTCTGTGAAGACGACTGGCTGGAGGTGAGCTGGCTGGAGCGGGGCCCGGATGAGCTGGCCCGCCAGCTGGATCGTCAGCCCCTGCCCTTCCCGGCGACGATCACCTGGGAGGGGGTCACCTACCGGCTCAGGGAACAGGGCCGCGCGGCGGTGAGCTCCACCTCCCGCACCATGAACCGGCGGCTGAGCGGCTGCCGCTTCGGCGATTACGAGGGACCCGAGGGCCTGGTGCTGTCCCTGGAGCGCTGGGATGGGGGCAGCCCGGGATCCCGCCCCCCGGCCCCTGGCTCTGAGCTCGAGCCCGCGGAGGCGGAGGCGGAAGTGACCCTTGGCCGTCAGCTGGATCCCGCGTCCCTGGTGCTGCTGCCGGGGGATGGTCGTTCGGTGTACAGGACCCTCAGCCCGGGGGGCTGA
- a CDS encoding dienelactone hydrolase family protein has translation MSRSTVSEREVIVQSAGVELAGSLTLPDPSAGLVLFAHGSGSSRFSRRNRYVARVLVEGGLATLLFDLLTTAEERIDDLDRSLRFDIPLLSRRLIGAIDWAGRQPELGGLPIGLFGASTGAAAAITAAAARPEPVAAVVSRGGRPDLAAEALPRVGSPTLFIVGGWDDEVLQLNRQAAARLTAPHALQVVPGASHLFEEPGTLEQAAHLARTWFLRHLSGGRT, from the coding sequence GTGAGCCGTTCCACCGTCAGTGAACGAGAGGTCATCGTCCAGTCGGCGGGGGTGGAGCTGGCCGGCAGTCTGACGCTTCCGGATCCGTCAGCCGGGCTGGTGCTGTTCGCCCATGGCAGCGGCAGCAGTCGCTTCAGCCGCCGCAACCGCTACGTGGCGAGGGTGCTCGTGGAGGGCGGGCTGGCCACCCTGCTGTTCGATCTGCTCACCACCGCCGAGGAGCGCATCGATGACCTGGACCGGTCGTTGCGCTTCGACATTCCCCTGCTCAGCCGGCGCCTGATCGGGGCGATCGACTGGGCAGGCCGCCAGCCGGAGCTGGGCGGCCTGCCGATCGGACTGTTCGGCGCCAGCACCGGCGCCGCCGCCGCCATCACCGCGGCGGCGGCACGCCCGGAGCCGGTGGCCGCCGTGGTGTCCCGCGGTGGCCGTCCGGACCTCGCTGCGGAGGCCCTTCCACGGGTGGGCAGCCCCACGTTGTTCATCGTCGGTGGATGGGACGACGAGGTGCTCCAGCTCAATCGGCAGGCCGCCGCACGGCTGACCGCCCCCCATGCCCTCCAGGTGGTGCCGGGAGCCAGCCACCTGTTCGAGGAGCCCGGAACCCTGGAGCAGGCCGCTCACCTGGCCCGCACCTGGTTTCTCAGGCACCTGAGCGGGGGCAGGACCTGA
- a CDS encoding class I fructose-bisphosphate aldolase has product MALDTHREELAATATALARPGSGLLAADESTGTIGKRFAAIGVENSEEHRRAYRTLLATAPGLGEWISGVILYEETLFQDAADGGSILDLFKAQGLVPGIKVDQGLEPLAGGLPGETWCTGLKGLQERAARYYARGARFAKWRAVLRITADDCPSELAVRENAWGLARYARTVQEEGLVPIVEPEILMDGDHDIETTAAVQEWVLRLVYEALAINGVFLEGSLLKPSMTLPGAECLQRPTPEQAAEFTLRTLQRCVPAAVPAILFLSGGLSEEEASVYLNAIHQAVGVAPWHLGFSYGRALQQSCLKHWAGHDVVSGQQALLARARANGQSARGVYVAGSEPSDGKSLFEANYSY; this is encoded by the coding sequence ATGGCACTCGACACCCACCGCGAGGAGCTGGCAGCCACCGCTACCGCCCTCGCCCGGCCCGGCAGCGGATTGCTGGCCGCCGACGAATCCACCGGCACGATCGGCAAGCGCTTCGCGGCGATCGGGGTCGAGAACAGCGAGGAGCACCGCCGCGCCTACCGCACCCTGCTGGCCACGGCGCCCGGGCTGGGGGAGTGGATCAGCGGCGTGATCCTTTACGAGGAAACCCTGTTTCAGGACGCCGCGGACGGTGGCTCGATTCTTGATCTGTTCAAGGCCCAGGGTCTGGTGCCGGGCATCAAGGTGGATCAGGGGCTGGAGCCTCTCGCCGGGGGCCTGCCGGGCGAGACCTGGTGCACCGGGCTCAAGGGACTGCAGGAGCGGGCGGCCCGCTACTACGCGCGCGGTGCCCGTTTCGCCAAATGGCGGGCGGTGCTGCGTATCACCGCCGATGACTGCCCGTCGGAGCTGGCCGTACGTGAGAACGCCTGGGGCCTGGCCCGTTACGCCCGCACCGTGCAGGAGGAAGGACTGGTGCCGATCGTGGAGCCCGAAATCCTGATGGACGGCGACCACGACATCGAGACCACCGCTGCGGTGCAGGAATGGGTGCTGCGCCTTGTCTACGAGGCCCTGGCGATCAACGGCGTGTTTCTTGAGGGCAGCCTGCTGAAGCCGTCGATGACCCTTCCCGGCGCCGAATGCCTCCAGCGGCCCACACCGGAGCAGGCGGCGGAATTTACGCTACGCACCCTGCAGCGCTGCGTGCCCGCCGCCGTGCCGGCGATCCTGTTCCTCTCGGGCGGTCTGAGCGAGGAGGAGGCCAGCGTCTACCTCAATGCCATCCACCAGGCTGTTGGTGTTGCGCCCTGGCACCTGGGCTTCTCCTATGGACGCGCGCTGCAGCAGTCCTGCCTGAAGCACTGGGCCGGCCACGACGTGGTATCAGGACAGCAGGCGCTGCTGGCGCGGGCCCGCGCCAATGGCCAGTCGGCCCGGGGAGTGTATGTCGCCGGATCGGAGCCTTCGGATGGCAAGTCGCTGTTCGAGGCCAACTACAGCTATTGA
- a CDS encoding ligase-associated DNA damage response exonuclease, with protein MSLPADSLLRLTPQGLYCPAAEAWIDPWRPVARALITHAHADHARPGCGEYWAIGASEAILRQRLGAGIRLIPVDYGQRHRIGAARVSFHSAGHVLGSAQIRVEAGGESWLVSGDYKRCTDPSCAPFEPVPADVFITEATFGLPIYRWASGAAVAGAIRDWWQGAQERPSLLFAYAFGKAQRLLAELAAIGVQEEVLLHGAVQALMPAYRQQGVAMVPTRPVSDLPRGESLAGKLVIAPPSAHRSVWMKRFRDPQTAFVSGWMAVRGARRRRGFDRGFVLSDHADWDGLLRTVRETGARQVYVTHGNSDGLARYLRDVEGLAAEPLGRTFEAERSEDGDEIDPKPA; from the coding sequence ATGTCCCTGCCCGCCGACAGCCTGCTCCGGCTCACACCCCAGGGGCTGTACTGCCCGGCCGCCGAGGCCTGGATTGATCCCTGGCGGCCGGTGGCACGGGCCCTGATCACCCATGCCCACGCCGATCACGCCCGGCCGGGTTGCGGCGAGTACTGGGCGATCGGCGCCAGTGAGGCGATCCTGCGTCAGCGCCTCGGCGCGGGCATCCGCCTGATCCCCGTCGACTACGGGCAACGGCACCGCATCGGCGCCGCCCGCGTGTCGTTCCATTCCGCCGGCCATGTGCTCGGCAGCGCTCAGATCCGCGTGGAGGCCGGCGGCGAGAGCTGGCTGGTGAGCGGCGACTACAAGCGCTGCACCGATCCCAGCTGCGCGCCGTTCGAGCCGGTGCCGGCTGATGTGTTCATCACCGAGGCCACCTTCGGCCTGCCGATCTACCGCTGGGCGAGCGGCGCGGCGGTGGCTGGCGCCATTCGCGACTGGTGGCAGGGGGCCCAGGAGCGGCCATCGCTGCTGTTCGCCTACGCCTTCGGCAAGGCCCAGCGGCTGCTCGCCGAACTGGCCGCCATTGGTGTGCAGGAGGAGGTGCTGCTGCACGGGGCCGTGCAGGCGTTGATGCCCGCCTACCGGCAGCAGGGGGTCGCCATGGTGCCCACCCGGCCCGTGAGCGACCTGCCGCGCGGCGAAAGCCTGGCGGGGAAGCTGGTGATCGCCCCCCCCTCGGCGCACCGCTCGGTGTGGATGAAGCGCTTCCGAGATCCTCAGACCGCCTTCGTGAGCGGTTGGATGGCCGTCCGCGGCGCCAGGCGGCGGCGTGGCTTCGACCGCGGCTTCGTGCTGAGCGATCACGCCGACTGGGACGGCCTGCTGCGCACCGTCAGGGAGACCGGCGCCCGCCAGGTGTATGTCACCCACGGCAACAGCGATGGCCTGGCCCGCTACCTGCGCGATGTGGAGGGACTCGCAGCGGAACCCCTGGGACGCACTTTCGAAGCGGAACGCAGCGAGGATGGAGACGAAATCGATCCGAAGCCGGCATGA
- a CDS encoding polyamine aminopropyltransferase: protein MPPLSPLQVRVLLATAALSSSVGLVLELMLVTQASYLLGDVALATGMVIGTFLAAMGLGAWLSQFVGGGVRPQQRLLNAFLLVELCLSPLCLLGPLALFALFSVDGPLWLALVVVTVLVGVLGGMEVPLLTRLLESQQHLRQALARVLALDYLGALLGSLLFPLLLLPWFGLLPTAGLLAMMPLISSAVLCWVFPGCRRWRWPVSAALPLAALAAWALVPLGNRIEDGLYDDPVVGRVQSRHQRIVLTSRRGDLRLFLDGNLQFSSLDEYRYHEALVHPALALHGRPERVLLLGAGDGLAAREILRWPGVRRLDLVELDLQMLQLARAHPVLRRLNKASLDDPRVRTHVGDAFELVRRLPGPYDVVIADFPDPESPALARLYSVTFYGRLLGRLAPGGLLVTQASTPFFTPKVMASIQATLAELGLVARPYSVDVPSFGPWGFVLAHRRGQRLQAGALPFEGRWFDRAQLERLFLLPRDLRPPRDALVLPNRLSRPVLDGYQRQSLWRQD from the coding sequence ATGCCGCCCCTCTCGCCGCTGCAGGTGCGGGTGCTGCTGGCCACCGCCGCGCTCTCCTCAAGCGTGGGGCTGGTGCTGGAGCTGATGCTTGTCACCCAGGCGAGCTATCTGCTTGGCGATGTGGCCCTGGCCACGGGGATGGTGATCGGCACCTTCCTGGCGGCCATGGGGCTGGGGGCCTGGCTGAGTCAGTTCGTCGGCGGTGGTGTGCGGCCCCAGCAGCGGCTCCTGAACGCGTTTCTGCTGGTGGAGCTCTGCCTCTCTCCACTCTGCCTGCTGGGGCCGCTGGCGCTGTTCGCTCTGTTCAGTGTCGATGGCCCGCTCTGGCTGGCCCTGGTGGTGGTGACCGTGCTGGTGGGGGTGCTGGGGGGCATGGAGGTGCCCCTGCTCACCCGGTTGCTGGAGAGCCAGCAGCACCTGCGCCAAGCCCTGGCCCGGGTGCTGGCCCTGGATTACCTCGGAGCCCTGCTGGGGTCCCTGCTGTTTCCGCTGCTGCTGCTGCCGTGGTTCGGCCTGCTGCCCACCGCTGGTCTGCTGGCGATGATGCCCCTGATCAGCAGCGCGGTGCTGTGCTGGGTGTTTCCCGGTTGCCGCCGCTGGCGCTGGCCGGTGAGCGCGGCCCTTCCCCTGGCCGCTCTGGCGGCCTGGGCGCTGGTGCCCCTCGGCAACCGGATCGAGGATGGCCTCTACGACGATCCGGTGGTGGGGCGGGTGCAGTCGCGCCATCAGCGCATCGTGCTCACCAGCCGCCGCGGCGATCTGCGGCTGTTCCTCGATGGGAACCTGCAGTTCTCGAGCCTGGATGAATACCGCTACCACGAGGCGCTGGTGCATCCGGCCCTGGCCCTGCACGGGCGGCCTGAGCGGGTGCTGCTGCTGGGGGCGGGCGATGGCCTGGCGGCACGGGAGATCCTGCGCTGGCCGGGGGTGCGCCGTCTCGATCTGGTGGAGCTGGATCTGCAGATGCTGCAGCTGGCCAGGGCCCATCCCGTCCTGCGGCGCCTGAACAAGGCCAGCCTTGACGACCCGCGGGTCAGGACGCACGTCGGGGATGCCTTCGAGCTGGTGCGTCGTCTGCCGGGCCCCTACGACGTGGTGATCGCCGATTTCCCGGATCCTGAGAGCCCGGCTCTGGCAAGGCTCTACAGCGTCACGTTCTATGGGCGCCTGCTGGGGCGGCTGGCGCCCGGCGGCCTGCTGGTGACGCAGGCCTCAACACCGTTCTTCACCCCCAAGGTGATGGCCTCGATCCAGGCCACCCTGGCCGAACTGGGCCTGGTGGCGCGGCCCTACAGCGTCGATGTGCCCAGTTTCGGGCCCTGGGGGTTCGTGCTGGCCCACCGCCGGGGCCAGCGCCTCCAGGCCGGTGCCCTGCCCTTCGAGGGCCGCTGGTTCGATCGGGCCCAGCTGGAGCGGCTGTTCCTGCTGCCCCGGGATCTGCGCCCGCCACGCGATGCGCTCGTGCTGCCCAACCGTCTGTCGCGGCCGGTGCTGGATGGCTACCAGCGCCAGTCCCTCTGGCGGCAGGACTGA
- a CDS encoding ATP-dependent DNA ligase — protein sequence MRDFCALYEQLDRSPGTTARVSALEAYLRAVDPADGAWALSLLLGKRRRRLITGRRLREIALAASALPEWLFDDCHAQVGDSAETIALLLPQLTLPEAELIERPLAEWMGERLPAIAALEPAAQARAVLEAWASLPAGQAFLFNKLLTGGLRVGVSTGLVTRALARVAGLEEAEIAQRLMGGFEPTADAFRNLLAPAAAGAAAPASRPFPFFLASPLDPAQLESWDPSHWRAEWKWDGIRGQLIRRAGGSFLWSRGEELVNESFPELVSLGEALPEGTVLDGEVIVWNPGEKRPEGFAALQRRLGRRSVGAALRRQCPMAFVAYDLLESGGADRRDEPLRQRLERLAELCAVVAGGDHPERQRLRGSAAVPMTSWEELERQRGRAREVGAEGLMLKRLESPYRAGRRRGDWWKHKLEPLHLDAVLLYAQAGSGRRANLHTDYTFGIWSRPPGSAGAEPQLMTFAKAYSGLDDAEIAELDRWIRRHTTERFGPVRAVEPLQVFELAFEGLQPSKRHKSGLAVRFPRIARWRRDKPAAEADSLATALRLLEGISPPG from the coding sequence ATGCGCGACTTCTGCGCCCTCTATGAGCAGCTCGATCGCAGCCCCGGCACGACGGCCCGGGTGTCGGCCCTGGAGGCCTATCTGCGCGCGGTCGATCCCGCCGACGGGGCCTGGGCGCTCTCCCTGCTGCTGGGCAAGCGGCGCAGGCGGCTGATCACCGGCCGGCGGCTTCGGGAGATCGCCCTGGCCGCCTCGGCCCTGCCGGAATGGCTGTTCGATGACTGCCATGCCCAGGTGGGCGACAGCGCCGAAACGATCGCCCTGTTGCTGCCGCAGCTGACGCTGCCTGAGGCGGAGCTGATCGAGCGGCCCCTGGCGGAATGGATGGGTGAGCGGCTGCCGGCGATCGCGGCGCTGGAGCCTGCCGCCCAGGCCCGGGCCGTGCTGGAGGCCTGGGCCTCCCTTCCCGCAGGCCAGGCGTTCCTGTTCAACAAGCTGCTCACCGGGGGCCTGCGGGTGGGGGTCTCCACGGGGCTGGTCACCCGGGCCCTGGCGCGGGTGGCGGGGCTCGAGGAGGCCGAAATCGCCCAGCGGCTGATGGGGGGCTTCGAGCCGACGGCCGACGCCTTCCGCAACCTGCTCGCCCCTGCGGCGGCAGGGGCGGCGGCGCCGGCGAGCCGCCCCTTCCCGTTCTTCCTGGCCAGCCCTCTCGATCCGGCCCAGCTGGAGAGCTGGGATCCCAGCCACTGGCGGGCGGAGTGGAAGTGGGACGGCATCCGCGGCCAGCTGATCCGCCGCGCCGGCGGCAGCTTTCTCTGGAGCCGCGGCGAGGAGCTGGTGAACGAGAGTTTTCCCGAACTGGTGAGCCTGGGGGAGGCCCTGCCGGAGGGCACCGTCCTCGACGGCGAAGTGATCGTCTGGAACCCCGGCGAGAAGCGACCCGAGGGCTTCGCGGCCCTGCAGCGACGGCTGGGGCGCAGGAGCGTGGGAGCGGCCCTGCGCCGCCAGTGCCCGATGGCCTTCGTGGCCTACGACCTGCTCGAATCGGGTGGCGCCGACCGGCGCGACGAACCGCTGCGCCAGCGGCTGGAGCGCCTGGCGGAGCTGTGTGCTGTCGTGGCCGGGGGCGATCACCCCGAGCGGCAGCGCCTGCGCGGCTCGGCGGCCGTACCCATGACCAGCTGGGAGGAGCTGGAGCGGCAGCGCGGTCGCGCCCGCGAGGTGGGGGCCGAGGGACTGATGCTCAAACGGCTGGAGTCCCCCTACAGGGCCGGCCGCCGCCGGGGCGACTGGTGGAAGCACAAGCTCGAACCGCTCCACCTCGATGCGGTGCTGCTCTACGCCCAGGCCGGCAGCGGCCGCCGCGCCAACCTCCACACCGATTACACCTTCGGGATCTGGAGCCGCCCACCGGGATCAGCCGGCGCGGAACCCCAGCTGATGACCTTCGCCAAGGCCTACTCAGGACTCGATGATGCCGAGATCGCCGAGCTCGACCGCTGGATCCGCCGCCACACCACCGAGCGCTTCGGTCCGGTGCGGGCAGTGGAACCCCTGCAGGTGTTCGAGCTGGCCTTCGAAGGGCTGCAACCCTCGAAACGTCACAAGAGCGGCCTGGCGGTGCGCTTCCCGCGCATCGCCCGCTGGCGCCGCGACAAACCGGCGGCGGAAGCCGACAGCCTCGCCACGGCCCTCAGGCTGCTGGAGGGGATCAGCCCCCCGGGCTGA
- a CDS encoding DUF350 domain-containing protein — translation MVKPLLQLLLTVGWTVVGVILIYAGLLLFDKLSPIDYRSEIRKGNVAAGVVLGAVILAIAAVVVGILTT, via the coding sequence ATGGTCAAACCCCTGCTCCAGCTCCTGCTGACGGTCGGGTGGACCGTCGTCGGGGTCATCCTCATCTATGCGGGCCTGCTGCTGTTCGACAAGCTCTCCCCGATCGACTACCGCTCCGAGATCCGCAAGGGCAACGTGGCGGCCGGCGTGGTGCTGGGGGCCGTGATCCTGGCCATCGCCGCGGTGGTGGTGGGCATCCTCACCACCTGA
- a CDS encoding SDR family oxidoreductase → MATVLITGANRGIGFEYCRQLASRGDSVVAVCRHPSPDLQDLDVRIEAGVEVTDAASITALVERLQGLPIDVLINNAGILERTTLEDLDVDSLRRQFEVNAIAPLCLTRALLSQLQPGSKVILMTSRMGSIEDNTSGNSYGYRMSKVALCMAGKSLSIDLKPRGVAVGILHPGMVSTGMTGFTSQGIAPRDSVRGLLNRIDELTLENSGTFWHANGEVLPW, encoded by the coding sequence ATGGCCACTGTCCTGATCACCGGCGCCAATCGCGGCATCGGCTTCGAGTACTGCAGACAGCTCGCCTCCCGTGGCGATTCCGTGGTGGCCGTCTGCCGCCATCCTTCTCCTGATCTGCAGGATCTCGATGTCAGGATCGAGGCTGGAGTGGAGGTCACCGATGCGGCATCGATCACTGCCCTGGTGGAACGGCTGCAGGGTCTGCCGATCGATGTGCTGATCAACAATGCCGGCATCCTCGAGAGAACCACTCTGGAGGATCTCGATGTCGACAGCCTCCGCCGTCAGTTCGAGGTGAACGCGATCGCGCCCCTGTGCCTCACCCGTGCCTTGCTGAGCCAGCTGCAGCCAGGTTCGAAGGTGATCCTGATGACCAGTCGCATGGGGTCGATCGAAGACAACACCTCCGGCAACTCCTATGGCTACCGGATGTCGAAGGTGGCCCTCTGCATGGCGGGGAAATCCCTCTCGATCGACCTGAAGCCCCGCGGGGTTGCCGTTGGAATCCTCCATCCCGGCATGGTGAGCACAGGGATGACAGGGTTCACGTCCCAGGGGATCGCACCACGGGATTCCGTGCGAGGGCTGCTGAATCGGATCGACGAGCTCACCCTGGAGAACTCGGGAACCTTCTGGCATGCCAACGGTGAGGTGTTGCCCTGGTAG
- a CDS encoding triacylglycerol lipase → MPRQPIVILGGFLISPEAYAPMVARLGQLSGQPVTLVPVGRAEWLLTVFAFAWARILDRVATTVAELAAHSPTGRVTLIGHSSGGIMLRLFLDDAPFQNRRYDGKALADTLVMLGSPHTALKATVLRRMVQRRLPGTPFADRVSYVSVVGDLDLECASPMARRLAPTAYRNSTGEANDHGDGLVPVASALLEGSTPLVLPGVAHGGAFGPCWYGSPEVVERWWTLAQEAVGGGGRLHPAHR, encoded by the coding sequence ATGCCCCGACAACCGATCGTGATCCTCGGTGGCTTCCTGATCAGCCCCGAGGCCTACGCCCCGATGGTGGCCCGGCTCGGGCAGCTGAGCGGACAGCCGGTGACGCTGGTGCCGGTGGGCAGGGCCGAATGGCTGCTCACCGTGTTCGCCTTCGCCTGGGCTCGGATCCTGGATCGGGTGGCCACGACCGTGGCCGAGCTGGCCGCGCACTCTCCCACCGGCCGGGTGACCCTGATCGGCCACAGCTCCGGCGGCATCATGCTGCGGCTGTTCCTGGACGATGCGCCATTCCAGAACCGCCGCTACGACGGCAAGGCGCTGGCCGACACCCTGGTGATGCTCGGCAGCCCGCACACGGCGCTGAAGGCCACGGTGCTGCGCCGGATGGTGCAACGGCGGCTGCCGGGAACGCCCTTCGCCGATCGGGTGAGCTACGTGTCGGTGGTGGGCGATCTGGATCTGGAGTGCGCCTCCCCCATGGCCCGGCGCCTGGCACCCACGGCCTACCGCAACAGCACCGGAGAGGCCAACGACCATGGCGACGGCCTGGTGCCTGTGGCCTCCGCCCTGCTGGAGGGCTCCACCCCGCTGGTGTTGCCGGGGGTGGCCCACGGCGGAGCCTTCGGGCCCTGCTGGTACGGCAGTCCGGAGGTGGTGGAGCGCTGGTGGACCCTGGCTCAGGAGGCCGTGGGCGGTGGCGGGCGTCTCCATCCAGCCCATCGGTGA
- a CDS encoding chaperone modulator CbpM, producing the protein MADDLLIPVDADTPVGSAELLAASGLAHEELVELVEFGVFETREGATGWSFQAQTVHQARRAVKLRDTFGLNPPGMALALTYLEKIEALERRLRELECLLPR; encoded by the coding sequence ATGGCTGACGATCTCCTGATCCCCGTGGACGCCGACACTCCTGTGGGATCGGCCGAGCTGCTGGCGGCCTCGGGACTGGCCCACGAGGAGCTGGTGGAGCTGGTGGAGTTCGGCGTGTTCGAAACCAGGGAAGGTGCCACGGGCTGGAGCTTCCAGGCCCAGACGGTCCACCAGGCGCGGCGGGCGGTGAAGCTGCGGGACACCTTCGGACTCAACCCCCCCGGCATGGCCCTGGCCCTCACCTACCTGGAGAAGATCGAGGCTCTGGAGCGACGGCTGCGGGAACTAGAGTGTCTGTTGCCCCGATGA